A DNA window from Mycobacterium sp. IDR2000157661 contains the following coding sequences:
- the gltB gene encoding glutamate synthase large subunit — protein MAPQNHGLSCSSRAQGLYNPAFEHDACGVAMVADMHGRRSRDIVDKAITALVNLEHRGAQGAEPNTGDGAGILIQVPDEFLRAVVDFELPEPGSYATGIAFLPQSSKDAATACEAVEKIAEAEGLHALGWRDVPTDESSLGALARDAMPTFRQLFLAGASGMDLERRAYVVRKRAEHELGTKGPGQDGPGRETVYFPSLSGQTFVYKGMLTTPQLKAFYLDLQDDRLTSALGIVHSRFSTNTFPSWPLAHPFRRIAHNGEINTVTGNENWMRAREALINTDVFGGQDLDKITPVCTPGASDTARFDEVLELLHLGGRSLPHAVLMMIPEAWERNESMDARRRAFYQYHASLMEPWDGPASMTFTDGTVIGAVLDRNGLRPSRIWVTADGLVVMASEAGVLDLDPSTVVKRMRLQPGRMFLVDTSKGRIVEDEEIKAELAAEHPYQEWLDAGLFDLDELPPGDYVRMPHHRVVLRQQLFGYTYEELNLLVAPMARTGAEPIGSMGTDTPIAVLSARPRMLYDYFQQLFAQVTNPPLDAIREEVVTSLQGTVGPEGDLLNPTPESCRQIGLRQPILRNAELSKLICVDPDHEIRGHKHEMRAAVIRCLYPVNRGGQGLKEALDNVRAKVSTAIRDGARIIVLSDRESNEQMAPIPSLLSVSAVHHHLVRERTRTKVGLVVEAGDAREVHHMACLVGFGAAAINPYMAFESIEDMVDRGVITGISSDAAKANYVKAAGKGVLKVMSKMGISTLASYTGAHLFQAIGVSQQVLDEYFTGLTCPVGGIELEDIADDVTTRHSLAYLDRPDEWAHRELEVGGEYQWRREGEYHLFNPDTVFKLQHSTRTGQYEVFKEYTKLVDDQSERIASLRGLLKLREGMRPPVPLDEVEPASEIVKRFSTGAMSYGSISAEAHETLAIAMNRLGGRSNSGEGGEDVKRFDRDENGDWRRSAIKQVASGRFGVTSHYLSNCTDIQIKMAQGAKPGEGGQLPGNKVYPWVAEVRHSTPGVGLISPPPHHDIYSIEDLAQLIHDLKNSNPQARVHVKLVSENGVGTVAAGVSKAHADVVLISGHDGGTGATPLTSMKHAGAPWELGLAETQQTLLLNGLRDRIVVQVDGQLKTGRDVVIAALLGAEEFGFATAPLVVSGCIMMRVCHLDTCPVGVATQNPLLRKRFTGKPEFVENFFMFIAEEVREMMAQLGFRTVNEMVGQVGSLDTTKAAEHWKAYKLDLAPVLHEPESAFMNQDLYCSSRQDHGLDKALDQQLIVMCREALDSGSPVRFSTTIANVNRTVGTMLGHEVTKAYGGQGLPDGTIDITFDGSAGNSFGAFLPKGITLRVYGDANDYVGKGLSGGRIVVRPSDDAPADYVAEDNIIAGNVILFGATSGQAFIRGQVGERFAVRNSGAHAVVEGVGDHGCEYMTGGKIAILGPTGRNFAAGMSGGISYVYDPNGELPANLNAEMVELEGLDDEDVSWLREMVQAHVDATDSAVGARILDDWDNNVKHFTKVMPRDFKRVLAAIAEAEQRGLDEDGIDEAIMAAAGA, from the coding sequence ATGGCGCCCCAGAATCACGGGCTGTCTTGCTCCTCGCGTGCGCAGGGGCTGTACAACCCCGCGTTCGAGCATGACGCGTGTGGCGTGGCCATGGTGGCCGACATGCACGGCCGTCGCAGCCGCGACATCGTGGACAAGGCCATCACCGCCCTGGTCAACCTCGAACACCGCGGCGCCCAGGGCGCGGAGCCGAACACCGGTGACGGCGCAGGCATCCTGATCCAGGTCCCCGACGAGTTCCTGCGGGCCGTGGTGGACTTCGAACTGCCCGAGCCGGGCAGCTATGCCACGGGCATCGCGTTCCTGCCGCAGTCGTCCAAGGACGCGGCCACCGCGTGCGAGGCAGTCGAGAAGATCGCAGAGGCCGAGGGCCTGCATGCGCTGGGCTGGCGCGATGTGCCCACCGACGAGTCGTCGCTGGGCGCGTTGGCCCGCGACGCGATGCCGACCTTCCGTCAACTCTTCCTCGCCGGCGCGTCCGGCATGGACCTCGAGCGTCGCGCCTACGTGGTGCGCAAGCGGGCCGAACACGAGCTCGGCACCAAGGGGCCGGGCCAGGACGGGCCAGGCCGCGAAACCGTCTACTTCCCAAGTCTTTCCGGTCAGACGTTCGTCTACAAGGGCATGCTGACCACGCCTCAGCTCAAGGCGTTCTACCTGGACCTGCAGGACGACCGGCTGACCAGCGCGCTCGGCATCGTGCATTCGCGGTTCTCGACCAACACCTTCCCCTCATGGCCGCTCGCGCACCCGTTCCGGCGCATCGCCCACAACGGCGAGATCAACACCGTCACCGGCAACGAGAACTGGATGCGGGCGCGCGAGGCGCTGATCAACACCGACGTCTTCGGTGGTCAGGATCTGGACAAGATCACCCCGGTCTGTACTCCTGGCGCATCGGACACCGCCCGCTTCGACGAGGTTCTCGAACTGCTGCACCTCGGCGGGCGCAGCCTGCCGCATGCGGTGCTGATGATGATTCCCGAGGCCTGGGAGCGCAACGAAAGTATGGACGCGCGTCGCAGGGCTTTTTATCAGTATCACGCCTCTTTGATGGAGCCGTGGGACGGCCCGGCGTCGATGACGTTCACCGACGGCACCGTGATCGGCGCCGTGCTGGACCGCAACGGCCTCCGACCGTCGCGGATCTGGGTCACCGCTGACGGCCTCGTCGTGATGGCGTCGGAGGCCGGTGTGCTCGACCTCGACCCGTCGACCGTGGTGAAGAGGATGCGACTGCAGCCGGGCCGGATGTTCCTGGTCGACACCTCGAAGGGCCGCATCGTCGAGGACGAGGAGATCAAGGCCGAGCTGGCCGCCGAGCATCCGTACCAGGAGTGGCTGGACGCCGGTCTGTTCGACCTCGATGAGCTGCCGCCAGGCGACTACGTGCGCATGCCGCACCACCGGGTGGTGCTGCGTCAGCAGCTGTTCGGCTACACCTACGAGGAGCTCAACCTGCTGGTTGCACCGATGGCGCGTACCGGTGCCGAACCCATCGGGTCGATGGGCACCGACACCCCGATCGCGGTGCTGTCGGCGCGGCCGCGGATGCTCTACGATTACTTCCAGCAGCTGTTCGCCCAGGTGACCAACCCGCCCCTGGACGCCATCCGCGAAGAGGTGGTGACCAGCCTGCAGGGCACCGTCGGCCCGGAGGGCGACCTGCTGAACCCGACACCGGAATCGTGCAGGCAGATCGGGCTGCGGCAGCCGATCCTGCGCAACGCCGAGCTGTCCAAGCTCATCTGCGTGGATCCCGACCACGAGATCCGCGGCCACAAGCACGAGATGCGCGCTGCGGTGATCCGGTGCCTGTACCCGGTAAACCGCGGCGGGCAGGGGCTAAAGGAAGCGCTCGACAACGTGCGGGCGAAGGTGTCGACCGCGATCCGCGACGGCGCCCGCATCATCGTGCTGTCCGACCGTGAGTCCAACGAGCAGATGGCACCGATCCCGTCGCTGCTGTCGGTCTCCGCGGTGCACCACCATCTGGTTCGCGAACGGACCCGCACCAAGGTCGGGCTGGTCGTCGAGGCCGGCGACGCCCGCGAGGTGCACCACATGGCGTGTCTCGTCGGCTTCGGCGCGGCGGCCATCAACCCCTACATGGCGTTCGAGTCGATCGAGGACATGGTCGACCGCGGTGTGATCACCGGCATCAGCAGCGATGCGGCCAAGGCCAACTACGTCAAGGCCGCGGGCAAGGGTGTGCTGAAGGTGATGTCCAAGATGGGCATCTCGACGTTGGCGTCCTACACCGGCGCGCACTTGTTCCAGGCCATCGGCGTCAGCCAGCAGGTGCTCGACGAGTACTTCACCGGGTTGACGTGCCCGGTCGGCGGCATCGAGCTCGAGGACATCGCCGACGACGTCACCACCCGCCATTCGCTGGCGTACCTGGACCGTCCCGACGAGTGGGCGCACCGCGAGCTCGAGGTGGGCGGGGAGTACCAGTGGCGCCGCGAAGGCGAGTACCACCTGTTCAACCCGGACACGGTGTTCAAGCTGCAGCACTCCACCCGCACCGGCCAGTACGAGGTGTTCAAGGAGTACACCAAGCTCGTCGACGATCAGAGCGAGCGGATCGCCTCGCTGCGCGGGCTGTTGAAGCTGCGCGAGGGGATGCGTCCCCCGGTGCCGCTCGACGAGGTGGAGCCGGCAAGCGAGATCGTCAAGCGGTTCTCCACGGGTGCGATGAGCTACGGCTCGATCTCCGCCGAGGCGCACGAGACCCTGGCCATTGCGATGAACCGCCTTGGCGGACGGTCGAACTCCGGCGAGGGCGGCGAGGACGTCAAGCGTTTCGACCGCGACGAGAACGGCGACTGGCGACGTAGCGCGATCAAGCAGGTGGCGTCCGGCCGGTTCGGCGTGACCAGCCACTACCTGAGCAACTGCACCGACATCCAGATCAAGATGGCGCAGGGCGCGAAACCCGGTGAGGGCGGGCAGCTTCCGGGCAATAAGGTCTATCCGTGGGTGGCCGAGGTGCGGCACTCCACTCCTGGCGTCGGTCTGATCTCGCCGCCCCCGCACCACGACATCTACTCGATCGAGGATCTCGCGCAGCTGATCCACGACTTGAAGAACTCCAATCCGCAGGCCCGGGTGCACGTCAAGCTGGTCTCCGAGAACGGCGTGGGAACGGTGGCCGCGGGTGTGTCGAAGGCGCACGCCGACGTGGTGCTGATCTCCGGGCACGACGGCGGCACCGGGGCCACCCCGCTGACCTCGATGAAACATGCGGGCGCGCCGTGGGAACTCGGCCTGGCCGAAACCCAGCAGACACTGCTGCTCAACGGTCTGCGCGACCGGATCGTGGTGCAGGTCGACGGTCAGCTCAAGACCGGCCGCGACGTCGTCATCGCCGCACTGCTTGGCGCCGAGGAGTTCGGCTTCGCCACCGCACCGCTGGTGGTCTCGGGCTGCATCATGATGCGCGTCTGCCACCTCGACACCTGCCCGGTCGGAGTGGCCACCCAGAATCCGTTGCTGCGAAAGCGCTTCACCGGCAAGCCCGAGTTCGTCGAGAACTTCTTCATGTTCATCGCCGAAGAGGTCCGGGAGATGATGGCGCAGTTGGGCTTCCGTACCGTCAACGAGATGGTCGGCCAGGTCGGCTCGCTGGACACCACCAAGGCCGCCGAGCACTGGAAGGCCTACAAGCTCGACTTGGCGCCGGTGTTGCACGAGCCGGAGTCGGCGTTCATGAACCAGGACCTGTACTGCAGTTCGCGTCAGGACCACGGCCTGGACAAGGCGCTCGATCAGCAGTTGATCGTGATGTGCCGCGAGGCGCTGGATTCAGGCTCTCCCGTGCGTTTCTCGACGACCATCGCCAACGTCAACCGCACTGTCGGGACCATGCTGGGCCACGAGGTCACCAAAGCCTATGGCGGACAGGGGCTTCCGGACGGCACCATCGACATCACCTTCGACGGATCGGCGGGCAACAGCTTCGGTGCGTTTTTACCCAAGGGCATCACGCTGCGGGTGTACGGCGACGCCAACGACTACGTGGGCAAGGGACTGTCGGGCGGGCGCATCGTCGTGCGCCCCTCGGACGACGCCCCGGCCGACTACGTCGCCGAGGACAACATCATCGCGGGCAACGTCATCCTGTTCGGCGCCACCAGCGGCCAGGCCTTCATCCGTGGCCAGGTCGGCGAGCGGTTCGCCGTGCGCAACTCGGGTGCGCACGCGGTGGTCGAAGGGGTCGGCGACCACGGTTGCGAGTACATGACCGGCGGCAAGATCGCCATTCTCGGACCCACGGGCCGCAACTTCGCCGCAGGCATGTCCGGCGGGATCAGCTACGTGTACGACCCGAACGGTGAGTTGCCTGCCAACCTCAACGCCGAGATGGTGGAACTGGAAGGACTCGACGACGAGGACGTCTCGTGGCTGCGGGAGATGGTGCAAGCCCATGTCGACGCCACGGACTCCGCTGTCGGAGCACGCATCCTCGATGACTGGGACAACAACGTGAAGCACTTCACCAAGGTGATGCCCCGCGACTTCAAGCGGGTGCTGGCAGCGATCGCCGAGGCCGAACAGCGCGGCCTCGACGAGGATGGCATAGACGAAGCGATCATGGCGGCCGCCGGTGCCTGA
- a CDS encoding glutamate synthase subunit beta produces the protein MPDPRGFLKYTHRETPQRRPVPLRLRDWKEVYEDFPEDTLREQATRCMDCGIPFCHNGCPLGNLIPEWNDQVRSGRWHDAIERLHATNNFPEFTGRLCPAPCEGSCVLGINQDPVTIKQIEVEIIDRAFDEGWVVPLPPDVKTGKKVAVIGSGPAGLAAAQQLTRAGHEVTVFERDDRIGGLLRYGIPEFKMEKRHIDRRLEQMAAEGTEFCTGVNVGVDITAQQLRSDFDAVVLAGGATEARDLPIPGRELDGIHQAMEYLPWANRVQLGDPVTDENGLPPIHAKGKKVIIIGGGDTGADCLGTVHRQGCESVHQFEIMPRPPETRADSTPWPVYPLMYRVSSAHEEGGERVYSVNTEEFVGTDGRVTGLRGYEVEMKAGKFEKVEGTDFQMEADLVLLAMGFTGPEREGLLTDLRVEITERGNVARNSDFASSVPGVFVAGDMGRGQSLIVWAIAEGRAAAAGVDRYLMGHSALPAPIKPTAVPQR, from the coding sequence GTGCCTGATCCCCGCGGCTTCCTCAAGTACACTCATCGCGAGACCCCGCAGCGGCGGCCGGTCCCGCTGCGCCTGCGTGACTGGAAAGAGGTCTACGAGGACTTCCCCGAGGACACGCTGCGGGAGCAGGCGACCCGCTGCATGGACTGTGGAATCCCGTTCTGCCACAACGGGTGTCCACTGGGCAACCTGATCCCCGAGTGGAACGACCAGGTCCGCAGCGGCCGGTGGCACGACGCGATCGAGCGTCTGCACGCCACCAACAACTTCCCGGAGTTCACGGGCCGGCTGTGCCCGGCGCCCTGCGAAGGCTCGTGTGTGCTGGGCATAAACCAGGACCCCGTCACCATCAAGCAGATCGAGGTCGAGATCATCGACCGAGCCTTCGACGAGGGCTGGGTGGTGCCGCTGCCGCCGGACGTCAAGACCGGCAAGAAGGTGGCCGTCATCGGCTCCGGGCCGGCCGGGCTGGCCGCCGCACAGCAACTCACCCGCGCCGGGCACGAGGTGACCGTGTTCGAGCGCGACGACCGCATCGGCGGGCTGCTGCGCTACGGCATCCCCGAGTTCAAGATGGAGAAGCGCCACATCGACCGTCGTCTCGAGCAGATGGCGGCCGAGGGCACCGAGTTCTGCACCGGTGTCAACGTCGGGGTCGACATCACCGCACAGCAGCTGCGCTCCGACTTCGACGCGGTGGTCCTGGCCGGCGGCGCGACCGAGGCGCGCGATCTACCGATCCCGGGCCGCGAACTCGACGGCATCCACCAGGCGATGGAGTACCTGCCGTGGGCCAACCGGGTGCAACTCGGTGATCCGGTAACCGACGAGAACGGCCTGCCGCCCATCCACGCCAAGGGCAAGAAGGTCATCATCATCGGCGGTGGCGATACCGGGGCGGACTGCCTGGGTACGGTGCATCGTCAGGGCTGCGAGAGCGTGCACCAGTTCGAGATCATGCCGCGCCCACCGGAGACGCGCGCCGACTCGACGCCGTGGCCGGTCTACCCGCTGATGTACCGGGTCTCCTCAGCGCACGAGGAGGGCGGCGAACGGGTCTACTCGGTCAACACCGAGGAGTTCGTCGGCACCGACGGCCGGGTGACCGGTCTGCGCGGCTACGAGGTCGAGATGAAGGCGGGCAAGTTCGAGAAGGTCGAGGGCACCGACTTCCAGATGGAAGCCGACCTGGTGCTGCTCGCCATGGGCTTCACCGGTCCGGAACGTGAGGGCCTGCTGACCGATCTGCGCGTCGAGATCACCGAGCGCGGCAACGTCGCCCGCAACTCCGACTTCGCCTCGTCGGTGCCGGGCGTCTTCGTGGCCGGCGACATGGGCCGCGGACAGTCGCTGATCGTGTGGGCGATCGCCGAGGGCCGCGCCGCCGCCGCGGGTGTCGACCGCTACCTGATGGGCCATTCCGCCCTTCCGGCGCCGATCAAGCCGACCGCGGTCCCGCAGCGGTAG
- a CDS encoding polysaccharide deacetylase family protein, with protein MNRRHFIAALSAVTLGAIGVTRCSTGGQPQVAGVAAEIPPPSGPPAALLPPPPVSERIPVPAGVLSTLPGGGDLLALTLDDGVSTDVVRAYTQFAKDTGVRLTYFVNGIYPSWTDHADLVRPLVDDGRVQLANHTWSHPMLTRLPLIEVAEQFRRNHEFLWKTYGVDPRPYFRPPYGAHNAHVDKVAGELGYTVNTSWSGTLEDHVSIPASDIVAMAERYFHPQAIVIGHLNHTPVTEVYGRLVDVIRARRLRTVTLNDVFQ; from the coding sequence CTGAACCGGCGGCATTTCATCGCGGCCCTGTCCGCCGTCACACTGGGCGCGATCGGAGTGACCCGGTGCAGCACGGGTGGGCAACCCCAGGTGGCGGGCGTGGCGGCCGAGATTCCTCCGCCGTCGGGCCCACCGGCCGCGTTACTGCCGCCCCCGCCCGTGTCGGAGCGCATTCCGGTGCCCGCGGGCGTGCTGAGCACGTTGCCCGGTGGCGGCGACCTGCTGGCGCTGACCCTGGACGACGGGGTGAGCACCGATGTGGTGCGGGCCTACACGCAGTTCGCCAAGGACACCGGCGTGCGGCTGACGTACTTCGTCAACGGGATCTATCCGTCGTGGACCGATCACGCCGACCTGGTTCGGCCGCTCGTCGACGACGGCCGGGTCCAGCTCGCCAACCACACCTGGTCTCACCCGATGCTCACCAGGCTGCCACTGATCGAGGTCGCCGAGCAGTTCCGCCGCAATCACGAGTTCCTCTGGAAGACCTACGGCGTCGATCCGCGGCCGTACTTCCGCCCGCCCTACGGGGCACACAATGCCCACGTCGACAAGGTGGCCGGCGAACTGGGCTACACCGTCAACACGTCGTGGTCGGGCACGCTGGAGGATCACGTCTCTATCCCGGCGAGCGACATCGTCGCGATGGCCGAGCGCTATTTCCACCCGCAGGCCATCGTGATCGGTCATCTCAACCACACACCGGTCACCGAGGTATACGGGCGGCTGGTGGACGTGATTCGCGCACGCCGGCTGCGCACTGTGACGCTGAACGACGTCTTCCAATAG
- a CDS encoding LLM class F420-dependent oxidoreductase: MRFAFKTSPQNTTWADMLSVWQAADDIDVYESGWTFDHFYPIFSDPAGPCLEGWTTLSALAQATRRLRVGVLVTGIHYRHPAVLANMVAALDIISNGRLELGIGAGWNEEESGAYGIELGSLKERFDRFEEACEVLTRLLSQETTSFDGRYYQLEDARNEPKGPQRPHPPICIGGSGEKRTLRITARYAQHWNFVGGPPAEFARKREVLAAHCADIGRDPTEITLSAHVRLDHDRNYSKAVGEAAALGEEGLDLAIIYLPQPHDPVVLEPLANEITASGLLG, translated from the coding sequence GTGAGATTCGCCTTCAAGACGTCACCGCAGAACACAACGTGGGCCGACATGCTGTCCGTGTGGCAGGCCGCCGACGACATCGACGTCTACGAGTCGGGATGGACGTTCGACCACTTCTATCCGATCTTCTCCGATCCGGCCGGACCGTGCCTCGAGGGCTGGACCACCCTGAGCGCGCTCGCGCAGGCCACCAGGCGGCTACGGGTGGGTGTACTCGTCACCGGTATCCACTACCGGCACCCGGCGGTACTCGCCAATATGGTTGCGGCACTGGACATCATCTCCAACGGTCGGCTCGAACTGGGCATCGGCGCAGGTTGGAACGAAGAGGAGTCCGGCGCCTACGGCATCGAGCTGGGCAGCCTCAAGGAGCGGTTCGACCGCTTCGAGGAGGCATGCGAAGTTCTCACGCGCCTGCTGAGCCAGGAAACGACATCGTTCGACGGGCGGTACTACCAACTAGAAGACGCTCGCAACGAGCCGAAGGGCCCGCAACGACCCCACCCGCCTATCTGCATCGGCGGCAGCGGCGAGAAACGGACGCTGCGCATCACCGCCCGCTACGCGCAGCACTGGAATTTCGTCGGCGGACCGCCTGCGGAATTCGCGCGCAAGCGCGAGGTCCTCGCCGCCCACTGTGCCGACATCGGTCGGGATCCCACGGAGATCACGCTCTCCGCACATGTGCGACTGGACCACGACCGCAACTACAGCAAGGCCGTCGGGGAAGCGGCGGCCCTCGGCGAAGAAGGGCTTGACCTGGCGATCATCTACCTGCCGCAGCCACACGACCCGGTTGTGCTGGAACCGCTCGCGAACGAGATCACAGCGTCGGGGTTGTTGGGTTAG
- a CDS encoding potassium/proton antiporter, whose amino-acid sequence MSLQQLYLVLLAGGLVLLASIIATRAASRVGLPSLLLFLGVGVIVGEDGLGLAFDDFQLAEHLGTVALAVILVEGGLTTRFSDIRNVLAPAAALATVGVGVSMVVTAAGAHLLLGMDWQLAVLLGAVVSSTDAAAVFSVLRVVPLPRRVAGLLEAESGFNDAPAVILVLLFSVVPLELAPVDTLATVVYELAVGAAIGLGCGFLGSIALRRIALPASGLYPLATFGLGMVAFAAAGSAHASGFLAAYLAAVVLANTGLPHRSATRSFAEGLGWLAQIGLFVLLGLLVTPSDLTVELVSGVTVGLVLLLVARPLSVMISLAGFRVPWREQIFLSWAGLRGAVPIVLATFPIVAGVPDSGRLLNIVFILVVVFTLIQGPSLRIVARWLGLISKESAREIQVESAPLDVLDAELLTMTVQPFSRLHNVTVLELRLPDPSVITLIIRDGRTFVPQPDTHIAVGDELLIVTTAKTRAMAERRLRAVSRRGKLAHWFDEYGEAE is encoded by the coding sequence ATGAGCTTGCAGCAGCTGTATCTGGTGCTGCTGGCCGGAGGGCTGGTGCTGTTGGCCAGCATCATCGCCACCCGGGCGGCCAGCCGGGTCGGCCTGCCCAGCCTGCTGCTGTTCCTGGGCGTCGGTGTCATCGTCGGCGAGGACGGGCTGGGTCTGGCCTTCGACGACTTCCAGCTCGCTGAACATCTCGGCACCGTGGCCCTCGCCGTCATCCTCGTCGAAGGTGGCCTGACGACGCGGTTCTCCGACATCCGAAACGTGCTGGCGCCGGCCGCCGCGCTGGCGACGGTCGGGGTGGGCGTCAGCATGGTGGTGACCGCCGCGGGCGCACACCTGCTGCTGGGGATGGACTGGCAGCTCGCAGTGCTCCTCGGAGCGGTCGTCTCCTCGACCGACGCGGCCGCGGTGTTCTCCGTGTTGCGGGTCGTCCCGCTGCCGCGGCGGGTCGCCGGACTGCTCGAAGCCGAATCCGGCTTCAACGACGCCCCGGCCGTCATCCTCGTGCTGCTGTTCAGCGTGGTGCCGCTGGAACTGGCCCCGGTGGACACGCTGGCCACGGTCGTCTACGAGCTGGCCGTCGGCGCGGCGATCGGGCTCGGATGCGGGTTTCTCGGGTCTATCGCGTTGCGACGCATCGCCCTTCCGGCATCGGGGCTGTATCCGCTCGCGACCTTCGGGCTGGGCATGGTTGCCTTCGCGGCAGCGGGTAGCGCTCACGCCAGCGGGTTCCTCGCCGCATATCTGGCCGCGGTGGTGCTGGCCAATACCGGCCTGCCGCACCGCTCGGCGACGCGGTCGTTCGCCGAGGGACTCGGTTGGCTGGCGCAGATCGGGCTGTTCGTCCTTCTCGGTCTGCTCGTCACGCCCAGCGACCTCACCGTCGAGTTGGTGTCCGGTGTCACGGTCGGGCTGGTGCTGCTGCTGGTCGCCAGGCCGTTGTCCGTCATGATCTCGCTGGCCGGTTTCCGCGTTCCGTGGCGCGAGCAGATCTTCCTGTCGTGGGCCGGTCTACGCGGCGCCGTGCCGATCGTGCTCGCGACCTTCCCGATCGTGGCGGGAGTCCCGGACAGCGGGCGGTTGTTGAACATCGTCTTCATCCTGGTCGTGGTCTTCACGCTCATCCAGGGGCCGAGCCTGCGCATCGTGGCCCGATGGTTGGGCCTGATATCGAAGGAATCCGCGCGTGAGATCCAGGTGGAGTCCGCCCCGCTCGACGTCCTCGACGCCGAGTTGTTGACGATGACGGTGCAGCCGTTCTCGCGCCTGCACAACGTCACCGTGCTCGAACTGCGGCTGCCCGACCCCAGCGTCATCACGCTGATCATCCGCGACGGCCGTACGTTCGTTCCGCAGCCCGACACTCACATCGCGGTCGGCGACGAGTTGCTCATCGTCACCACCGCCAAGACCCGCGCCATGGCCGAGCGTCGACTGCGTGCGGTGAGTAGGCGCGGAAAGCTGGCGCACTGGTTCGACGAGTACGGCGAAGCCGAGTGA
- a CDS encoding potassium channel family protein, giving the protein MRVGIAGAGAVGRSVAHELLDYGHKVLLIEHDVRHYEPHTVPGADWLLGDACELSALEESGLHICDVVIAATGDDKVNLAASLLAKTEFGVGRVVARVNDMRNEWLFTESWGVDVAVSAPSALVAAIEGAIDIGHVVRLMQLRHGQVSLAKLTLPEGDSLVGQRIRDLPLADNTMLAVVIRSSGIVLPQPDDVLEAGDEMLFLAGGTTQNEVSALVDGALKPLPRR; this is encoded by the coding sequence ATGCGCGTCGGCATCGCCGGCGCGGGCGCGGTCGGTCGCTCGGTTGCCCACGAGTTGCTCGACTACGGGCACAAGGTCCTGCTCATCGAGCACGATGTGCGGCACTACGAACCGCACACGGTGCCCGGCGCCGACTGGCTGCTCGGCGACGCGTGCGAGCTCTCCGCGCTCGAGGAGTCCGGACTGCACATCTGTGACGTGGTCATCGCCGCGACCGGTGACGACAAGGTCAACCTCGCGGCGTCGCTGTTGGCCAAGACCGAGTTCGGCGTGGGGCGGGTGGTGGCTCGCGTCAACGACATGCGCAACGAGTGGTTGTTCACCGAGTCGTGGGGTGTCGACGTCGCGGTGTCTGCGCCCAGTGCCCTGGTGGCCGCGATCGAGGGCGCCATCGACATCGGCCACGTCGTTCGATTGATGCAGCTGCGTCACGGGCAGGTCAGCCTGGCCAAACTCACGTTGCCCGAAGGGGATTCGCTCGTCGGTCAACGTATACGTGACCTTCCGCTGGCGGACAACACGATGCTGGCCGTCGTCATCCGCTCCAGTGGGATCGTGTTGCCGCAACCGGACGACGTTCTCGAGGCGGGCGACGAGATGCTGTTCCTGGCCGGCGGCACGACACAGAACGAGGTGTCGGCCCTGGTGGACGGCGCGCTGAAGCCGCTGCCCCGGCGATGA
- a CDS encoding TIGR03086 family metal-binding protein yields the protein MTTDMTIDMTKACRRTADVVAGVSDEQLGAPTPCEGLPVDELVAHLGGLASAFAAAGRKEFGPLTDTPPEFGAKPEAGWRTEYPRRLMDLADAFADPPAWTGMSRAGGVDFPGEVAGVVALTEVVVHGWDLARATGQPYEVNADTAAAVLPHVEQIAAEDPVDGLFAAARPVADDAPVLDRLVALTGRDPAWGARIA from the coding sequence ATGACCACCGACATGACCATCGACATGACCAAGGCCTGCCGCCGCACCGCTGATGTGGTGGCCGGCGTCTCCGACGAACAACTGGGCGCGCCGACACCGTGCGAGGGCCTTCCCGTCGACGAGCTCGTCGCACACCTCGGGGGACTGGCGTCCGCGTTCGCCGCCGCCGGGCGCAAGGAGTTCGGCCCGCTCACCGACACACCGCCGGAATTCGGGGCCAAGCCCGAGGCCGGCTGGCGCACCGAGTACCCGCGGCGGCTGATGGACCTGGCCGACGCCTTCGCCGACCCGCCGGCCTGGACGGGCATGTCCCGCGCCGGTGGGGTCGATTTCCCGGGTGAGGTTGCGGGCGTGGTCGCGCTGACCGAGGTGGTGGTCCACGGATGGGACCTGGCGCGCGCGACCGGGCAGCCCTACGAAGTCAACGCCGACACCGCGGCCGCGGTACTGCCGCACGTCGAACAGATCGCCGCCGAGGACCCGGTGGACGGCTTGTTTGCTGCGGCGCGGCCCGTCGCCGACGACGCACCGGTGCTGGACCGGTTGGTCGCGTTGACCGGACGGGACCCGGCCTGGGGTGCGCGCATCGCCTGA